In one window of Cellulophaga sp. HaHa_2_95 DNA:
- a CDS encoding deoxyhypusine synthase family protein, with protein sequence MTKTKGPISNFIEKYYLHFNSAALVDAAKGYEDQLNNGAKMLVSLAGAMSTAEIGKIFAEVIRQDKVQIISCTGANLEEDIMNLVAHSHYKRVPNYRDLTPQDEWDLLEKGLNRVTDTCIPEEEAFRRLQEHIFKIWKDAEDAGERYLPHEYMYKMLLSGVLEEYYEIDLKDSWMYAAAEKNLPIICPGWEDSTMGNIFASYVLKGELKASTMKSGIEYMTFLADWYTDNSENGIGFFQIGGGIAGDFPICVVPMLYQDMERTGTPFWSYFCQISDSTTSYGSYSGAVPNEKITWGKLDINTPKFIIESDATIVAPLIFAYLLDQ encoded by the coding sequence ATGACGAAGACTAAAGGACCAATTTCTAATTTTATTGAAAAGTATTACTTACACTTTAACTCAGCCGCTTTGGTTGATGCAGCTAAAGGGTATGAAGACCAATTAAACAACGGTGCCAAAATGTTGGTTTCTCTTGCAGGAGCTATGAGTACCGCAGAAATTGGTAAAATTTTTGCTGAGGTTATTCGTCAAGATAAGGTTCAGATTATTTCTTGTACAGGCGCAAACCTTGAGGAAGATATCATGAATTTGGTAGCACACTCTCATTATAAGCGTGTACCTAACTATCGCGATTTAACTCCGCAAGATGAGTGGGATTTGTTAGAAAAGGGATTAAACCGTGTTACAGATACTTGTATTCCTGAAGAAGAAGCTTTTAGAAGATTACAAGAGCATATTTTCAAAATTTGGAAAGATGCAGAAGACGCTGGAGAGCGTTATTTGCCGCATGAATATATGTATAAAATGTTGCTGTCAGGTGTTCTTGAGGAGTACTATGAAATAGACTTGAAAGATTCTTGGATGTATGCAGCAGCAGAGAAAAATTTACCGATTATCTGTCCGGGATGGGAAGATAGCACCATGGGGAACATCTTTGCTTCTTATGTATTGAAAGGTGAGTTGAAAGCGAGTACCATGAAATCTGGTATAGAGTACATGACCTTTTTAGCAGATTGGTATACAGATAATTCTGAGAACGGGATTGGTTTCTTTCAAATAGGTGGAGGTATCGCAGGAGATTTTCCAATTTGTGTAGTGCCAATGTTATATCAGGATATGGAGCGTACAGGAACTCCTTTTTGGAGTTATTTCTGTCAGATTAGCGACTCTACAACAAGTTATGGTTCGTATTCAGGTGCAGTGCCAAACGAAAAAATAACGTGGGGGAAATTAGACATAAATACCCCAAAATTTATTATTGAAAGTGATGCTACAATCGTAGCGCCATTAATTTTCGCATACTTATTAGACCAGTAA
- the speB gene encoding agmatinase, with product MMTTNNYAGIPDKYAQLETAKVVLIPVPYDGTSTWGKGADKGPEAFLKASENMELYDIETATEVYQQGVYLADAVTENASPESMVDAVHAVTKDYIKRNKFVTLFGGEHSISIGTIRAFNECFNNLTVLHIDAHADLRESYDGTSCNHACAVHEASQTTNLIQVGIRSMDAIEKTFMDEEKTFFAHDMVSDEYWMDNVIELMTDNVLITFDLDALDPSILSSTGTPEPGGLFWYETLEFLKRVFAEKNVVGFDIVELCPNEVDKSSDFLAAKLYYKMLSYKFMGEAADDAYDNTYDVDFKAGSTNNSKFEDDED from the coding sequence ATGATGACAACTAACAATTACGCGGGAATACCTGATAAGTATGCGCAATTGGAAACGGCAAAGGTGGTTTTAATACCAGTGCCATATGACGGAACAAGTACATGGGGAAAAGGAGCAGATAAAGGGCCAGAAGCTTTTTTGAAAGCCTCTGAAAACATGGAGCTTTACGACATTGAAACAGCTACTGAAGTATACCAACAAGGTGTGTATTTAGCAGATGCTGTAACTGAAAATGCTTCTCCAGAAAGTATGGTAGATGCAGTTCATGCAGTAACTAAGGATTATATCAAAAGAAACAAGTTTGTGACCCTTTTTGGAGGAGAGCACTCTATCTCTATAGGTACAATTAGAGCGTTCAATGAGTGTTTTAATAACCTAACGGTATTGCATATTGATGCGCATGCAGATTTACGTGAGTCTTATGACGGTACTTCATGTAACCACGCGTGTGCTGTTCATGAAGCTAGCCAAACCACTAATCTTATTCAAGTGGGAATCCGTAGTATGGATGCTATTGAAAAAACGTTCATGGATGAGGAGAAAACATTCTTTGCTCACGATATGGTTAGTGATGAATATTGGATGGATAATGTTATTGAATTGATGACAGACAATGTATTAATCACGTTTGATTTAGATGCATTAGATCCAAGTATATTATCATCAACAGGTACTCCGGAGCCAGGAGGTTTATTTTGGTATGAGACTTTAGAGTTTTTAAAGAGAGTTTTTGCGGAGAAAAATGTTGTTGGTTTTGATATCGTTGAACTTTGTCCTAATGAGGTTGATAAATCATCAGATTTCTTAGCGGCCAAGTTATATTATAAAATGTTAAGCTATAAATTTATGGGTGAAGCTGCAGATGATGCATATGATAATACGTATGATGTAGATTTCAAAGCTGGCTCCACTAATAATTCAAAATTCGAAGATGACGAAGACTAA
- a CDS encoding decarboxylase, producing MNTKYINLIDQTYYFPQEEFTLEGENLNFHGIPLMDLVEKYGSPMKFTYLPKISENINRAKDWFKIAMEKNNYKGKYHYCYCTKSSHFQPVLNEVLNNDVHIETSSAYDINIVEKLKKKGKIKDDTYVICNGFKRDEYIDNIGRLINEGHRNCIPIIDNYEEIDLLSEVIDDTFKVGIRIASEEEPKFEFYTSRLGIGYKNIVPFYENQIKDNEKVELKMLHFFINTGIRDNAYYWNELVKCLKVYIRLKKMCPSLDSLNIGGGFPIKNSLAFEYDYQYMIDEIINQINIACQEAEVPVPHIFTEFGSFTVGESGGAIYEILYQKQQNDREKWNMIDSSFITTLPDTWAINKRFVMLPINRWQDEYERVLLGGLTCDSDDYYNSEQNMNAIYLPKYRRDKPLFIGFFNTGAYQESIGGYGGLQHCLIPQPKHILIDRDENGTITTKLFNEQQKAADLLKILGYDDN from the coding sequence ATGAATACAAAATATATCAATTTAATAGATCAAACATATTATTTTCCTCAAGAAGAATTTACTTTAGAGGGCGAGAACCTTAACTTCCACGGCATTCCTTTAATGGATTTGGTAGAGAAGTACGGTAGTCCAATGAAATTTACATACCTACCGAAAATCTCTGAAAATATAAACAGAGCAAAGGACTGGTTTAAAATTGCCATGGAAAAAAATAACTATAAGGGTAAATACCATTATTGTTACTGTACAAAAAGCTCACATTTTCAACCCGTTTTAAATGAGGTGCTAAATAACGATGTGCATATTGAAACTTCTTCGGCATATGATATTAATATTGTTGAAAAACTTAAGAAGAAAGGTAAAATAAAAGATGACACCTATGTTATATGTAATGGTTTCAAAAGAGACGAATACATAGATAATATTGGTAGATTAATAAATGAAGGACACCGCAATTGTATTCCTATTATTGACAACTACGAAGAAATAGATCTGTTATCTGAAGTAATTGATGATACGTTTAAAGTAGGTATTCGTATCGCTTCGGAAGAAGAGCCTAAATTTGAATTTTACACGTCTAGATTAGGAATAGGATATAAGAATATTGTTCCTTTTTATGAGAATCAAATAAAAGATAACGAAAAAGTAGAGCTTAAAATGCTTCACTTTTTCATCAATACAGGTATTCGTGATAATGCTTACTATTGGAATGAATTGGTCAAGTGTTTAAAAGTCTACATTAGACTTAAAAAGATGTGTCCATCTTTAGATAGTTTAAACATTGGCGGTGGTTTCCCTATAAAAAACTCATTGGCTTTTGAGTATGATTATCAATATATGATTGACGAGATTATCAATCAAATCAATATTGCATGTCAAGAAGCTGAAGTACCAGTGCCACATATTTTTACAGAGTTTGGTAGCTTTACTGTTGGTGAAAGTGGAGGTGCTATTTATGAAATATTGTACCAAAAACAACAAAACGATCGTGAGAAATGGAACATGATAGATTCCTCTTTCATTACCACTTTGCCAGACACCTGGGCCATAAACAAGCGTTTTGTGATGTTGCCAATCAACCGTTGGCAAGATGAGTATGAGCGTGTTCTTTTAGGAGGTTTAACATGCGATAGTGATGATTATTACAATAGCGAACAAAATATGAACGCTATTTATTTACCAAAATATAGAAGAGATAAACCTTTGTTTATCGGCTTTTTTAACACGGGAGCTTATCAAGAATCTATAGGAGGTTATGGAGGTTTGCAGCATTGTTTAATACCGCAGCCAAAGCACATTCTTATAGACAGAGATGAAAACGGAACAATAACAACTAAACTATTCAACGAACAACAAAAAGCAGCAGACCTGCTAAAAATTTTAGGCTATGATGACAACTAA